A segment of the Oscillospiraceae bacterium genome:
TCATTGCCCTCGCCGAAATGCAGACAAAAATGCATGGAGTTGCCTGTAATTACTTCTTTTTGGTCGGATTCGGAAATCGAAAATACTTGTCCGTAAATATCCAGTTCGGCGTGGGCGATCGTTCCGTCTGCGTTGTAATGACAGCAAATGAGTTTCGCACCCAAGGCATTCAAATAAAACGGGACGGCCTGCGCGCTGTTTTTGACATATGCATGCATCATGGATCTTTTCATTGTTTTTATTCCTTTTAAATTTCTTTTCCCATAAACCGCTTCGGCGTTTTCCCGCCGTTGACCGCCCGAACGGCTTCGAGAATTTCCTCTTTTCGCGCTTCGGTGTCGGGTAAATCCGTTACCACATCGTTCAAGTCATACGGTCCGTTGCGGAAATGCCCAACCGAGATCCCGTGAATCTCGCCGTCGATGAGCAGATATTGCAATGGCTCGCGGTCGTATTCAAGATGTTCATAAAGCGGCTTGAACTGCTCTTTTAAAACGTGTTCGTTTGACTTAACCAGTATGTCGTTTCGGTGCAAAGCGTAAACACTCGCAATTGTGTTGCTCGTGTTTT
Coding sequences within it:
- a CDS encoding VOC family protein, producing MKRSMMHAYVKNSAQAVPFYLNALGAKLICCHYNADGTIAHAELDIYGQVFSISESDQKEVITGNSMHFCLHFGEGNEELVQKITDNLSESGKISFSGSAEWSPLLADLIDKFGVRWGIFV